A stretch of the Salvelinus fontinalis isolate EN_2023a chromosome 22, ASM2944872v1, whole genome shotgun sequence genome encodes the following:
- the LOC129819597 gene encoding free fatty acid receptor 3-like, whose protein sequence is MSVFHDALLSLVVTTTLTVPANMRPADYISCSFALFVYITTFLIGVPANILAFCTFCRKVRRKPAPIDILLLNLTISDLIFLAFLPFKMKEAVDDFNWTLPYFLCPVTGFLFFSTIYNSTLLLTAVSVERFLSVAYPVRFTAPGRVVHAQLACVVFWILSLAHCSVVFVMQLDKEADNTTCYGNFNDVQLITLLPVRLEMSLVLFCVPFLISTFCYVNFIRILSRLPNISQHRRLRAIGLALGTLLVFTLCFGPYNMSHMVGIMQNKVPTWRNNAILLTTLNACLDPIVFYFSSSAIRSTLNLKRIKAKLKPKATAAHAGNTPDPMDSPHSSSQRFVAAAKRGTNYTPQ, encoded by the coding sequence ATGTCAGTATTTCATGATGCTCTTCTCTCTCTTGTAGTGACAACAACGCTAACAGTACCTGCCAATATGAGGCCAGCAGATTACATTTCATGCAGCTTTGCGCTGTTCGTCTACATCACCACCTTCCTGATCGGGGTACCTGCCAACATCCTGGCATTCTGCACCTTTTGCCGAAAGGTGCGTCGCAAACCCGCCCCCATCGACATCCTGCTACTCAACCTGACTATCTCCGACCTCATCTTCCTTGCTTTCCTGCCCTTCAAGATGAAGGAGGCTGTTGATGATTTTAACTGGACCCTCCCTTACTTTCTGTGTCCAGTCACTGGTTTCCTGTTCTTCTCAACTATCTACAACAGCACTCTCCTCCTGACCGCTGTGAGTGTGGAGCGCTTCCTCAGCGTGGCGTATCCCGTAAGGTTCACAGCACCAGGCAGGGTTGTCCACGCACAGTTGGCCTGTGTAGTTTTCTGGATCCTGTCCCTTGCACACTGCAGTGTTGTCTTCGTAATGCAATTAGACAAAGAAGCCGACAACACTACCTGCTATGGGAATTTCAATGATGTCCAGCTTATTACCCTTCTCCCGGTACGCTTAGAGATGTCCCTGGTTCTCTTCTGTGTACCCTTCCTGATCAGCACCTTCTGCTATGTCAACTTCATCCGTATCCTGTCTAGGCTTCCCAACATCAGCCAGCACCGGCGCCTGCGTGCCATTGGGCTGGCGTTGGGGACTCTGCTAGTGTTCACCCTCTGCTTTGGACCCTACAACATGTCCCATATGGTGGGGATCATGCAGAATAAAGTCCCTACTTGGCGCAACAATGCCATTCTGCTCACCACCTTAAATGCCTGTCTGGACCCCATCGTCTTCTACTTCTCCTCCTCAGCTATTAGGAGCACTCTCAACCTGAAGCGAATCAAGGCTAAGCTCAAACCAAAGGCCACAGCCGCCCATGCTGGTAATACACCAGACCCTATGGACTCCCCCCATTCGTCCAGCCAGAGGTTTGTCGCTGCTGCCAAAAGGGGGACAAATTACACCCCACAATGA